In Pseudanabaena yagii GIHE-NHR1, the following proteins share a genomic window:
- a CDS encoding diguanylate cyclase, producing METENNKQVPTEPLFLTKVENLEKEIQELKAQNQNLKDQLNSKILQEQQLALANYSLQTEIIDRQQTEAALRLLLEKLASEKNDLELILDTTTTHSDTIEALLYDKALSLAREVTIDGLTQISNRRAFDQRLVTEWQRLARECAPLSLLLCDVDFFKRFNDRYGHPAGDTCLKAVAKAIETCIRRPADLAARYGGEEFAVILPSTQKEGAIYIAEQICQAVNDLQIPHEASYISGYVSLSIGVSTIFPERQIDPKVLVEAADKGLYLAKNQGRDRAIFSNP from the coding sequence ATGGAAACTGAAAATAATAAACAAGTTCCCACGGAACCACTTTTCTTGACTAAAGTTGAGAACCTTGAGAAAGAGATTCAGGAGTTAAAAGCTCAAAATCAAAATCTCAAAGATCAGTTAAACTCCAAGATTCTTCAAGAGCAGCAGCTCGCACTAGCTAATTATTCCCTACAAACAGAAATAATAGATCGCCAACAGACCGAGGCGGCTCTGCGATTGCTTTTGGAGAAGTTGGCAAGTGAAAAAAATGATTTAGAACTAATTTTAGATACAACTACTACCCATAGTGACACGATTGAAGCGTTGCTCTATGACAAGGCTCTATCGCTTGCCCGTGAAGTAACGATTGATGGATTGACTCAAATTTCTAATCGTCGTGCCTTTGATCAACGCCTAGTTACGGAATGGCAACGTTTAGCTAGGGAATGTGCACCTCTGTCCTTACTATTATGCGATGTGGATTTTTTTAAACGCTTTAACGATCGCTATGGACATCCTGCGGGGGATACTTGTTTAAAAGCGGTGGCAAAGGCGATCGAAACTTGTATCCGTCGTCCTGCTGATCTTGCCGCACGTTATGGTGGTGAAGAATTTGCGGTGATTTTGCCAAGTACGCAAAAAGAGGGAGCTATCTATATTGCTGAACAAATTTGTCAAGCTGTCAATGATCTACAAATTCCCCATGAAGCATCCTATATAAGTGGATATGTGTCATTGAGTATTGGTGTATCTACCATATTCCCTGAGCGACAAATCGATCCCAAGGTGCTCGTTGAAGCGGCAGATAAGGGTTTATATTTAGCAAAAAATCAAGGGCGCGATCGCGCAATATTTAGTAATCCCTAA
- a CDS encoding 2-hydroxyacid dehydrogenase: MKVAFFNTKPYDRQFFGIANEQHQHEIVFFESHLSHETISLAAGFPAVCIFINDYLNSSMLQTLAQGGTQLIALRSAGFNHVDLAAAHNLGIQIVRVPAYSPYAVAEHAVALILSLNRKVHRAYNRVREGNFSIEGLLGFDLHEATVGVIGTGKIGAIFAQIMRGFGCKLLGYDSYHNPTCLELGMEYVSLSELLAQSDVISLHCPLTPDTHHLINATAIAKLKTGTMLINTSRGGLIDTQAAIDGLKSGAIGYLGIDVYEQEADLFFEDLSNEVIQDDTFQRLLTFPNVIVTGHQAFFTSQALANIAETTLSNITEFEQSGSCVNAVNLDKAIASHK; the protein is encoded by the coding sequence ATGAAAGTCGCTTTTTTCAATACCAAGCCCTACGATCGCCAATTTTTTGGAATAGCCAATGAGCAGCATCAGCATGAAATCGTCTTTTTTGAATCCCATCTCAGCCATGAGACGATTTCTCTTGCCGCAGGATTTCCCGCAGTTTGCATTTTTATTAATGACTATCTCAATAGCTCAATGCTGCAAACTCTTGCCCAAGGTGGTACGCAATTAATTGCTTTGCGATCGGCAGGGTTTAACCATGTGGACTTAGCCGCAGCTCACAATTTGGGAATTCAGATTGTGCGCGTTCCTGCCTATTCTCCCTATGCCGTAGCTGAACATGCTGTTGCGCTGATCTTATCGCTCAATCGCAAAGTGCATCGCGCCTACAACCGTGTGAGAGAAGGGAATTTTTCTATTGAAGGATTGCTTGGATTTGATTTGCATGAAGCAACGGTTGGTGTCATAGGAACAGGAAAAATTGGAGCGATCTTTGCTCAGATTATGCGTGGATTTGGTTGCAAACTATTAGGCTACGATTCCTATCACAATCCTACTTGTTTAGAGCTAGGAATGGAATATGTCTCGTTGTCTGAGCTACTCGCGCAGTCCGATGTAATTTCGCTCCATTGTCCATTAACTCCTGATACCCATCATTTAATTAATGCGACAGCGATCGCTAAACTCAAGACTGGCACAATGCTGATTAATACTAGCCGTGGTGGATTGATTGATACCCAAGCCGCGATTGATGGTTTGAAATCTGGAGCGATCGGCTATCTCGGTATTGATGTGTACGAACAAGAAGCAGATTTGTTCTTTGAAGATTTATCTAATGAAGTCATTCAGGATGATACTTTTCAGCGCTTACTCACTTTTCCTAATGTGATTGTGACAGGTCATCAAGCCTTTTTCACTAGTCAAGCTCTTGCGAATATCGCCGAAACAACTCTCAGCAATATTACAGAATTTGAGCAAAGTGGATCTTGTGTAAATGCTGTCAATCTAGACAAAGCGATCGCAAGCCATAAGTAG
- a CDS encoding glycogen/starch/alpha-glucan phosphorylase: MQTNVANQTSNITVEDDRTGLSIETLKRAFADNLFYIQGKLALLANFTDYYMALSYTTRDRLLQRWLQTLKVYHEQDIKTVYYLSAEFLMGRHLGNSLINLDLYESIEQAVRESGLDLTEVLEQEPDPGLGNGGLGRLAACFLDSLATLEVPAMGYGIRYEFGIFNQSIQHGWQVEIPDKWLRCGNPWEVVRYESTVQVKFGGHTEIYNDDRGRPHTRWIPSFTVEGIPHDTPVPGYQTNTVNTLRLWKAEAGEDFNFQAFNSGDYDGAVATKIKSETISKVLYPNDNTPQGRQLRLEQQFFFVSCSLQDIIRRHLKKYNRLDNLPEHAAIQLNDTHPAISIAEMMRLLVDEHGLYWDEAWRITQSTFAYTNHTLMPEALEKWGVPLFESLLPRHLEIIYEINHRFLQDVQTWYPDDDELLSRLSIIEESGGKQVRMANLATIGSHAVNGVAALHTELLKQDVLKDFYKLWPEKFNNKTNGVTPRRWVLLANPALSGLITEKIGDTWLKHLDELRKLEAFVDDKDFRDRWRQIKQANKQRLADYIMAHNSVEVDVNSIFDIQVKRIHEYKRQHLDLLHIIALYLRIKQNPSIQMTPRTFIFGGKAAPGYFMAKLIIKAINAVADVVNRDPDVHGRIKVVFLANFSASLGQLIYPAADLSEQISTAGKEASGTGNMKFTMNGALTIGTLDGANIEIREEVGEDNFFLFGLTAAEVEQMKSEGYNPYSYYEKNEELRHVLDRLAMGYFSPGEKDLFKPLVDALLYRDDYMLLADYQAYADCQDRVAEAYKDVESWTTMSILNVARSGKFSSDRTIKEYCDDIWNVKPVKVELEPYDPAKATLNVGS, from the coding sequence ATGCAAACAAATGTTGCTAATCAAACCAGCAATATTACGGTAGAAGACGATCGCACAGGTTTAAGTATTGAAACCCTCAAGCGAGCATTTGCCGATAACCTTTTCTACATACAAGGCAAACTGGCACTTCTGGCAAATTTTACCGACTACTATATGGCGCTATCGTACACCACACGCGATCGCCTGTTGCAACGTTGGCTTCAAACCCTCAAGGTCTACCATGAGCAAGACATCAAGACTGTTTATTACCTTTCTGCCGAATTTTTGATGGGGCGACATCTCGGTAATAGCTTGATTAACCTTGACCTCTACGAATCGATCGAGCAAGCTGTACGAGAGTCGGGACTAGATCTTACCGAAGTATTAGAGCAGGAACCCGATCCCGGTTTAGGTAACGGTGGTTTGGGGCGTTTAGCCGCTTGTTTTCTAGACTCCCTAGCTACTTTGGAAGTCCCTGCCATGGGCTATGGCATCCGCTATGAATTTGGTATTTTCAACCAATCAATTCAGCATGGCTGGCAGGTGGAGATCCCTGACAAATGGCTACGTTGCGGCAATCCTTGGGAAGTAGTGCGCTATGAGTCCACCGTCCAAGTCAAATTTGGTGGACATACAGAAATCTACAACGACGATCGCGGTCGTCCCCATACCCGTTGGATTCCTAGCTTCACCGTTGAAGGCATTCCCCACGATACCCCCGTCCCCGGATATCAAACCAACACCGTAAATACTTTGCGTCTATGGAAAGCAGAAGCGGGTGAAGACTTTAACTTCCAAGCTTTTAACTCTGGTGATTATGATGGCGCGGTAGCCACCAAGATCAAATCGGAAACTATTTCCAAGGTGCTCTATCCCAACGACAACACTCCTCAAGGTCGTCAGTTGCGTCTAGAGCAGCAATTCTTCTTTGTGTCCTGCTCACTGCAAGATATCATTCGTCGTCATCTCAAAAAATATAATCGCCTTGACAACTTACCTGAACATGCCGCGATCCAGCTAAATGATACGCACCCCGCGATCAGCATTGCGGAAATGATGCGTCTGTTGGTCGATGAGCATGGTCTGTATTGGGATGAAGCATGGCGCATTACCCAAAGCACCTTTGCCTACACTAACCACACCCTCATGCCTGAGGCGTTGGAAAAATGGGGAGTTCCTCTGTTTGAGAGCCTATTGCCTCGCCATTTGGAAATCATTTACGAGATCAATCATCGCTTCTTGCAGGATGTCCAAACTTGGTATCCCGATGATGATGAGTTATTGTCTCGTCTATCCATCATTGAAGAAAGCGGCGGCAAACAGGTACGCATGGCAAACCTTGCAACCATTGGCAGTCATGCCGTTAATGGTGTTGCGGCATTGCATACTGAACTACTCAAGCAAGATGTCTTAAAGGATTTCTACAAGCTTTGGCCAGAGAAGTTTAACAACAAAACGAATGGTGTTACCCCTCGCCGTTGGGTGTTGCTGGCTAACCCTGCTTTATCAGGATTGATTACCGAAAAAATTGGTGATACTTGGCTCAAGCATCTTGATGAACTCCGTAAACTCGAAGCTTTTGTGGATGACAAAGATTTTCGCGATCGCTGGAGACAGATCAAACAAGCTAATAAGCAAAGGCTTGCCGATTACATCATGGCTCACAATTCCGTAGAAGTGGATGTCAATTCCATCTTTGATATTCAAGTCAAGCGGATTCATGAATACAAACGTCAACATCTTGACCTTTTACATATCATTGCGCTGTACCTTCGCATCAAGCAAAATCCTAGTATCCAGATGACTCCTCGCACCTTTATCTTTGGTGGTAAGGCGGCTCCTGGTTACTTCATGGCGAAGTTGATTATCAAAGCCATCAATGCGGTTGCTGATGTCGTTAATCGTGATCCTGATGTACATGGACGGATTAAGGTTGTCTTCTTGGCGAACTTCAGTGCTTCCCTCGGACAATTGATTTATCCTGCGGCAGATCTATCAGAACAAATCTCTACCGCAGGTAAGGAAGCTTCTGGTACTGGCAACATGAAATTCACGATGAATGGAGCCTTGACCATTGGTACATTGGATGGAGCGAATATCGAGATTCGTGAAGAAGTCGGCGAAGATAATTTCTTCCTCTTTGGTCTAACTGCGGCGGAAGTCGAGCAAATGAAGTCTGAAGGGTACAATCCTTATTCTTACTACGAGAAGAATGAAGAATTGCGTCATGTTCTCGATCGCTTAGCTATGGGATATTTCTCCCCTGGCGAAAAGGACTTGTTTAAGCCTCTTGTCGATGCTTTACTTTATCGCGATGACTATATGCTATTGGCAGATTATCAAGCCTATGCAGATTGTCAGGATCGAGTAGCTGAAGCCTATAAGGATGTTGAGAGTTGGACAACTATGAGTATTCTCAATGTTGCCCGTTCTGGTAAATTCTCTTCCGATCGCACAATCAAGGAATACTGCGACGATATCTGGAATGTAAAACCCGTTAAGGTAGAACTGGAACCCTACGATCCAGCAAAAGCAACTCTTAACGTTGGTAGTTAA
- a CDS encoding SpoIIE family protein phosphatase has translation MGAALNSFLNSKVPFIFAIMAGLAPAIGALLSTTLVLHFNKTNYFLGYVKHFVVFALAATFSGTILQAFLGSAIVLWAGLIPWDIYWTVTLGWWVGDVVGILVFAPLILAWWNKETKIKPNKIKQKLEILDNQFDLKELFFAVTLLIAISYLALIESQPIEYLLLPSLLWSAFRFGAKITTLLVTTTAMVASISTAYRIGFFYKVSQESSSLLLLQLFMGVISITAIVVLSLVAENNRAAAKLQEQVFLKDQAYIQLDQVNKNLEDIIAERTSELVEANREISFLNQQLTTENIRMSSELAVTRRLQEMILPKVKELNSIAELDIVGFMEPADEVGGDYYDVLQKNGKIKIGIGDVTGHGLESGVIMIMVQTAIRALLINGENDPVKFLSTVNHTIYENIQRMNSDKNLSLILMDYRDHALRLSGQHESVIVLRASGDVEIIDTDSLGFPIGLTDDISDFIFEVNIDLELDDVVVLYTDGITEAENTNKQFYGLPRLIELIKQNHQHPVDQIREMIIADVREFIGSGKVYDDITLVVMKRKI, from the coding sequence TTGGGAGCAGCTTTAAATAGTTTTTTGAATTCTAAAGTGCCTTTCATCTTCGCAATAATGGCAGGACTTGCACCTGCGATCGGTGCTTTATTATCAACTACGTTGGTATTACATTTTAATAAAACTAATTATTTCTTGGGCTACGTTAAGCATTTTGTAGTCTTTGCGCTAGCAGCCACCTTTAGCGGCACAATCTTGCAGGCATTCTTGGGATCTGCAATTGTGCTTTGGGCAGGATTAATCCCTTGGGATATCTATTGGACTGTTACCTTGGGATGGTGGGTTGGCGATGTGGTAGGCATTTTAGTATTTGCCCCCTTAATCTTGGCATGGTGGAATAAGGAAACAAAAATAAAACCAAATAAAATCAAGCAAAAACTTGAGATTCTTGACAACCAATTTGATCTCAAAGAACTATTTTTTGCGGTAACGCTCTTAATCGCTATTTCTTATTTAGCACTTATCGAAAGTCAACCAATTGAGTATTTACTTCTACCCTCTTTGCTATGGTCAGCATTTCGCTTTGGGGCTAAAATCACAACCTTGCTGGTAACAACTACGGCAATGGTAGCTTCCATTAGCACAGCCTATAGAATTGGTTTTTTCTACAAAGTATCTCAAGAGAGTAGTTCTCTCTTACTACTGCAACTCTTTATGGGGGTGATCTCCATTACCGCGATCGTGGTCTTATCCTTAGTTGCCGAAAATAATCGAGCCGCTGCAAAACTCCAAGAGCAGGTATTTCTCAAAGACCAAGCATATATTCAGTTAGACCAAGTTAACAAAAATCTCGAAGATATCATTGCAGAACGAACTAGTGAATTAGTTGAAGCTAATCGAGAAATTAGTTTCCTTAATCAGCAATTAACAACTGAAAACATCCGCATGAGTTCCGAACTAGCAGTTACTCGACGTTTGCAGGAAATGATCTTACCAAAGGTAAAAGAGTTAAATAGTATTGCAGAGTTAGATATTGTGGGATTTATGGAACCTGCCGATGAGGTGGGGGGGGATTATTATGATGTTCTGCAAAAAAATGGCAAGATTAAAATTGGCATTGGCGATGTGACGGGACATGGATTAGAAAGTGGCGTAATCATGATTATGGTTCAGACAGCCATTCGCGCTTTACTAATTAATGGAGAAAATGATCCTGTGAAGTTTCTCTCGACGGTAAACCATACAATCTATGAGAATATTCAACGCATGAATTCTGATAAGAATTTAAGCCTAATTCTTATGGATTATCGCGATCATGCACTGCGATTAAGTGGACAGCATGAGAGTGTGATTGTGCTTAGAGCCAGTGGGGATGTGGAAATTATTGATACAGATTCATTAGGATTTCCCATTGGTTTAACGGATGATATTAGTGATTTTATCTTTGAAGTAAATATCGATTTAGAACTGGATGATGTAGTGGTGCTTTATACAGATGGTATTACTGAGGCGGAGAACACAAATAAACAGTTCTATGGGCTTCCACGTTTAATTGAATTAATTAAACAAAACCATCAACATCCTGTTGATCAAATTAGAGAAATGATCATTGCGGATGTCCGTGAATTTATCGGTTCTGGCAAAGTCTATGATGACATCACTCTTGTGGTGATGAAGCGCAAAATTTGA
- a CDS encoding efflux RND transporter periplasmic adaptor subunit has product MKAFWILATIASLSGVTASCTQNNKDASQAQVQNQKPAVAVDVAIASLELLEEENEYTGTTAPIREVSVRSRLEGRLLDLNVDVGDRVATGQPIAQLDDAVLSATVLQAEAEVAARESEVSQATAAVGNARAQVERARVQYQQAQANAQRFTQLAKEGAVSPQTAENAVTEAKAAEQSLRSAEQQVSLQQQTVSASSQRVLAQEAIKLREQERQSYTTITSPINGIVLERVSEIGNLLFAGNEVVKLGDFSQVKVIVLISELEISKIRVNQSVDVRFDTFPDQKFTGTVRRISPVADPVARLIPVEVIVPNRDGKLGSGQLARVQFAGKQERQIAIAETALEVAGRPTQAPKDTNIQAKSKTDTKSSPNASDKGKPKTGTVFVITGDQKDPKVLARKVTLGDRRDGKVVILSGLQVGDRIVVRSGGKLQDGDSVKLSVLSR; this is encoded by the coding sequence ATGAAAGCTTTTTGGATATTAGCCACGATCGCTAGCTTGTCAGGTGTAACCGCAAGTTGCACGCAAAATAATAAGGATGCCTCCCAAGCTCAAGTACAGAACCAAAAACCTGCTGTAGCCGTAGATGTGGCGATCGCAAGTTTGGAGCTACTGGAAGAAGAAAATGAATACACAGGAACGACTGCACCTATTAGAGAGGTGTCAGTGCGATCGCGTTTGGAAGGACGATTACTAGATTTGAATGTGGATGTTGGCGATCGCGTGGCAACTGGACAGCCAATAGCCCAATTGGATGATGCAGTTCTATCCGCAACTGTGCTGCAGGCAGAAGCGGAAGTTGCGGCAAGGGAATCGGAAGTATCGCAAGCAACTGCCGCAGTGGGTAATGCTCGTGCCCAAGTGGAGAGAGCGAGAGTGCAGTACCAACAGGCACAAGCAAATGCTCAGCGCTTCACCCAATTGGCTAAAGAAGGAGCAGTTTCTCCTCAAACCGCCGAGAATGCTGTTACTGAAGCCAAAGCTGCCGAACAGTCATTGCGATCGGCTGAACAGCAAGTTAGCCTCCAACAGCAAACCGTGAGTGCTAGTTCCCAAAGAGTTTTAGCCCAAGAAGCAATCAAGCTCAGAGAGCAAGAGCGCCAATCCTATACCACAATTACATCTCCCATCAATGGCATTGTCCTAGAGCGGGTGAGTGAGATTGGCAATCTCCTATTTGCAGGTAATGAAGTTGTGAAGTTAGGAGATTTTAGTCAAGTTAAGGTGATTGTCCTAATTTCGGAATTAGAAATTAGCAAAATTCGCGTAAATCAATCCGTTGATGTCCGTTTTGATACTTTCCCCGATCAAAAGTTTACGGGAACAGTAAGACGTATTTCGCCAGTAGCCGATCCAGTGGCGCGATTGATTCCTGTGGAAGTGATAGTTCCTAATCGAGATGGAAAACTGGGTAGTGGTCAATTAGCGAGAGTGCAGTTTGCAGGCAAACAGGAACGTCAAATCGCGATCGCAGAGACGGCTCTAGAGGTAGCAGGACGACCGACCCAAGCACCTAAAGATACAAATATTCAAGCGAAATCGAAAACTGATACCAAGTCTAGCCCTAATGCGAGTGACAAAGGCAAGCCCAAAACTGGCACAGTTTTTGTAATTACGGGCGATCAGAAAGATCCAAAAGTGTTGGCGCGTAAAGTTACTCTTGGAGATCGCCGTGACGGTAAAGTTGTGATTCTCTCTGGTTTGCAGGTCGGCGATCGCATTGTTGTTAGGAGTGGTGGTAAGTTGCAGGATGGCGATTCTGTAAAGCTGAGCGTGTTATCCCGATAA
- a CDS encoding efflux RND transporter permease subunit, whose product MSEQKSSNPKPTGFSISAIAIRRHIGTLMLTLAIFVMGAFYISRLQVDLLPSIVYPRIGVQVNIPGISPEVAITEVTKPLEEALALTEGVNQLFSRTREGQVRVDLFFEAGSNVEQALNNTVASFNRGRSQLPDDIEDARIFKFDPSQFPIYEFALTSPSLSLTELRLFADEELGRELAIVPGVAGIDVVGGVKEEVKVNLDLKRLQAVGVNIDDVLKALRDRNVDISGGRLRDGTVEPLTRAIGKFRNTKELENLSFTVRSGSTTAQPRQVYLRDFAEIVDGTEEQRVFTSLNGQSAVRLLVTKQPDANTIEVVDLVTEKIAALQASGAIPSDAIITATLDESKLIRASVANVASSGIMGAVLAGTAVLLFLGSIRQTLIITLAIPLATLASIIAMGIFGFSMNLFSLGGLALGVGGVVDCSIVMLDNIINGLERNRKNHGVQDTIAQAQISSSEIESALVASTSTNLVVIFPFLLLGGFLSLLFNQLILTISFGSIAAIAIAITVVPMIASRLLGIPWSSRLSETWFMRGFQQRFAAATLGYAGFLARIVHYRLWVVIAVFAILGGGGFFMGRQLPQEIIPQVKTGDVSLNAQFPAGTTLAANRKVMEIVDDILIKQPETAYAFTTIGGGSFGNNVTANPLRSGSTITLKPNADLTGFISRVNREISKLNLAGVRIRVNPGQVRGIIVNNSPVPRTDIDVILQGTNPEALAQAGAEVLSALEKSVKGANFRPDTDARQPEVQIFPDWERLQALGLSTQSIGSTLQTAITGSVPTQLQRGDRLVDVRVQLDPESRKNASQLQQVPLFVSNNRPVRLADVSTIREGLAPGEIQRINQRQVFLILGSLERGTSLSDALKQTEDVIAAIDLPDGVVALPSTAKQANDNLSKAFGVLGLLASFLVFVVMAVQYNSLIDPLVIMLTIPLALAGGIVGLYVTNSSINVMVVIGVILLVGIVVNNAIVMVEFANQLREEQKCSRIQAILQAAPMRLRPILMTTITTVVGAFPLALGGSEGGEFLQPLGIVTFSGLALATILTLFLIPCSYVLLHEFSWANVKKLVPVKITSR is encoded by the coding sequence ATGAGCGAACAGAAATCATCCAATCCTAAGCCAACAGGATTTAGTATTAGTGCGATCGCGATTCGTCGGCATATTGGCACATTGATGCTGACCCTCGCGATTTTTGTGATGGGGGCATTCTATATCAGCCGCTTGCAGGTGGATTTACTGCCATCTATTGTTTATCCCCGAATTGGCGTACAGGTGAATATTCCGGGGATTAGTCCAGAAGTTGCGATTACGGAAGTTACCAAACCACTCGAAGAAGCTCTAGCCTTGACGGAAGGTGTGAATCAGCTTTTTTCGCGTACCCGTGAAGGGCAAGTACGAGTGGATTTGTTTTTTGAGGCAGGTAGTAATGTCGAGCAGGCGCTTAATAATACTGTGGCTAGCTTTAACCGAGGTCGTAGTCAATTACCAGACGATATTGAAGATGCGCGTATTTTCAAATTTGACCCATCTCAGTTTCCTATCTATGAGTTTGCGCTCACATCGCCTTCCCTTTCACTAACAGAGTTACGTCTATTTGCCGATGAGGAATTAGGGCGCGAGTTAGCGATCGTGCCAGGGGTAGCAGGAATCGATGTGGTTGGTGGTGTCAAAGAAGAGGTAAAGGTCAATCTCGATCTTAAGCGTCTGCAAGCCGTCGGCGTGAATATTGATGATGTCTTAAAGGCTTTACGCGATCGCAATGTCGATATTTCAGGCGGACGCTTGCGAGATGGCACTGTCGAACCGCTTACCCGTGCGATCGGTAAATTTCGCAATACTAAGGAACTAGAAAACCTATCTTTTACTGTGCGTAGTGGCAGTACCACAGCCCAACCCCGACAGGTCTATTTGCGTGACTTTGCCGAAATAGTTGATGGGACTGAGGAGCAACGGGTATTTACTTCCCTGAATGGACAATCTGCCGTTAGATTGCTAGTCACCAAACAACCCGATGCCAATACGATTGAGGTTGTCGATCTCGTCACAGAAAAGATTGCCGCCCTCCAAGCAAGTGGCGCAATTCCCAGTGATGCCATTATTACCGCCACCTTAGATGAATCCAAATTAATTCGCGCTTCCGTTGCCAACGTTGCCTCTTCAGGAATCATGGGGGCAGTTTTAGCGGGGACAGCCGTGTTGCTATTTTTGGGTTCGATCCGTCAAACCTTGATTATCACCCTCGCCATTCCCCTCGCTACCCTTGCCTCCATTATTGCGATGGGTATTTTTGGATTTTCGATGAACCTCTTTAGCTTAGGTGGTTTAGCCTTAGGTGTGGGTGGGGTCGTGGACTGCTCCATCGTCATGTTAGACAACATTATCAATGGGCTGGAGCGCAATCGCAAAAATCACGGTGTGCAAGATACGATCGCCCAAGCTCAAATTAGCAGTTCCGAAATTGAATCCGCATTGGTTGCCTCTACGAGTACTAACCTTGTGGTTATTTTTCCATTTCTATTACTCGGTGGATTTCTATCACTGCTATTCAATCAACTGATTCTCACAATTAGTTTTGGGAGTATCGCCGCGATCGCGATCGCGATTACCGTCGTCCCGATGATCGCCTCACGCCTGTTAGGTATTCCTTGGTCGAGTCGGTTGAGCGAAACTTGGTTTATGCGTGGATTTCAGCAAAGATTCGCCGCCGCTACATTGGGCTATGCAGGATTCCTCGCTAGAATCGTCCATTATCGGCTGTGGGTAGTGATTGCCGTATTTGCGATCCTTGGTGGTGGCGGCTTCTTCATGGGGAGACAACTGCCCCAAGAGATCATTCCACAGGTGAAAACAGGTGATGTTAGCTTAAACGCTCAATTTCCCGCAGGTACTACCCTTGCAGCTAACCGCAAAGTCATGGAAATTGTGGATGATATTCTCATTAAACAGCCTGAAACTGCCTATGCCTTTACAACCATCGGTGGCGGTTCCTTTGGTAATAATGTAACTGCAAATCCATTACGCAGTGGCAGCACTATTACTCTCAAACCAAATGCAGATCTGACAGGTTTTATCAGTCGCGTCAATCGGGAAATCAGCAAATTAAATCTGGCAGGTGTGAGAATCAGGGTTAACCCCGGACAAGTACGCGGCATTATCGTTAATAATTCCCCTGTACCACGCACGGATATTGATGTAATTTTGCAGGGTACTAATCCTGAAGCCCTAGCCCAAGCAGGTGCAGAAGTTCTCAGCGCCTTAGAAAAAAGTGTTAAAGGCGCAAACTTCCGTCCTGATACCGATGCCCGTCAACCCGAAGTGCAAATTTTCCCTGACTGGGAACGTTTACAAGCTTTGGGATTATCTACGCAATCCATTGGTTCTACTCTGCAAACTGCAATTACAGGCTCTGTGCCGACCCAGTTACAAAGAGGCGATCGCCTAGTCGATGTGCGCGTCCAACTCGATCCCGAATCACGCAAAAATGCCTCGCAATTGCAGCAAGTTCCGCTATTTGTCAGCAATAATCGTCCTGTCCGCCTTGCGGATGTCTCTACTATCCGCGAAGGTCTCGCCCCAGGGGAAATTCAACGTATCAACCAGCGTCAAGTGTTCTTGATTCTCGGCAGTTTAGAACGCGGCACAAGTCTCAGCGATGCGCTCAAACAGACAGAAGATGTGATTGCAGCGATCGATCTGCCTGATGGGGTCGTGGCTTTACCTAGTACCGCCAAACAAGCGAACGATAATCTCTCCAAAGCCTTTGGGGTATTAGGTTTACTCGCTTCTTTCTTAGTATTTGTGGTGATGGCAGTTCAGTACAACTCGTTGATCGATCCTTTGGTGATTATGCTGACAATTCCCCTTGCTCTAGCGGGCGGCATTGTTGGTCTATATGTCACCAATAGCTCGATCAATGTGATGGTGGTGATCGGTGTAATCTTGCTGGTGGGGATTGTGGTTAACAATGCGATCGTCATGGTCGAGTTTGCCAACCAATTGCGTGAGGAACAGAAATGTAGCCGCATTCAAGCAATTCTCCAAGCCGCACCGATGCGATTACGCCCCATCCTAATGACCACAATTACAACTGTTGTTGGTGCTTTTCCTCTGGCTCTAGGCGGCAGCGAAGGTGGCGAGTTCTTGCAACCATTGGGAATTGTTACTTTTTCTGGTTTAGCCCTTGCCACAATTCTGACTCTATTCCTAATTCCTTGCTCCTATGTCCTTTTGCACGAGTTTAGCTGGGCAAATGTAAAGAAGCTAGTACCAGTAAAAATTACATCTCGCTAA